The Desulfonatronovibrio magnus region GTAAAGGACAGTAAATACGAGGTCAAAGTCTATTTTCTGTTTGAGCATAAAAGCTATTTCGTAACCAACTATCCTCTTCAGATTCTGCGTTATATCCTGGAAATATGGTCTAAGTATGAAAGTACCGGGAGCAAACTGCCTTTGATCATCCCAGTGCTTATTACACATCCTGAAGGCGGATGGAGACGGAAAAACATATCCGACCTGGTGGAGATTCCATCAGATGAGTTCAAAGCTTTTATTCCGGACTTTGAGCATGTTCTTTATGATTCTGCTAGCGAAGACCCGGATAAGTACGAGTTTGTTGAGACCTTAAAGGCCCTGCTGGTAATCTGGAAACACTTTGACAGCCCTGATTTCATGCGGCATCTTGAAATTGCCTTCAGGCTGGTCAAAAAGTTACATCCAGAGACCAGGTTTAAGGATTTTGTAACGTCTTTTATGGAATACTTAATCCAGACAAGGCGTAAAGAAGAGTATATCGAGATACAGAAAATTGCTGAGAAGGAATTTTCAGGAGGTGATAATCTTATGCAGACCATAGCAGAAATGTTCAGAAATGAAGGTGTGCAGGATGGGGTTATTATGGGTGAGCTTAAAAAAGCCAAAGAAATGCTTATCAAATCCCTCTTGCTCAGGTTCGAAATAGTCAAGCCTTCAATTAAAGAGCAAATCCGGTCTATTGACTCCCTTGACCAGGTTAATGACCTTTTTGAGATATCTTTCAAGTGTACATCTATGGAAGATTTTACTGGATACTTGCAAAAAATGGCAGAATAGAGCGCTCCGCAGATTAGTCAGCTCCCCACAATGGCATATTGGGAATGCGCCTTTTACTGGGTAAACCTTGTTGCGCATACCGATAATCCCCGCCCGTAAGGCCAGGTTTCTCAGCCAGTCATAGCGAAACTGCCAGAAAGCTGCACAGTATCCAGCAATGAACATTTATCTCAACGAGTCTCAATTTTCTATCAAAAGTTGAGCATCTGACGAAATATGTTGCAAGAGAATTTAGAAATGATTAGATTTGGTATATATGCAAAAGGCACCAAAGATCCACGATAATACGATTAAGTACTTCCTTTCGGACCGGAAGAATGCCATCAGTGTAATACGTGCGCTACTCCCAAAGAAAGTTCAGGAGCATTTGGATTTAGACAAAATCCGCTATGAGAAAGACACCTTTATTCCTAAGCATCTCAGAGAGTATTTTTCTGACCTTTTGACCAGCGTGCCAACTAAGTGCGGAACATCTGAATCCAAAGTCCTTTTCCTGCTGGAGCATAAGAGCACATTCAAAAGATTTACGCCGCTCCAGTTTTTAAGATACATTCTCGAGTTTTGGGATTTTTATCTGAGAAGTGAAGTCGGGGAACCAGACAAGCTGCCCGTTGATGAGCCAACAGTGAGCCAACAGGGACATTATGTTGCCAGTTTAGTTATGTTGCCAGTATCCCGCAATATCCAGCCCCACCCCGCCTGTTTTTTCTTTACGTTTTGAGTTTTAATGTACCCCGCCCTTTTCAAGCAGGCATCAGAACATTATAATCAGTCCCGAACATTGAGTCCGGTTTTTTTCTTAAACCCCCCTGACTTTTTCTATTCATTTTTCTTCTTTGCAAGCCTACCACCTTGGTGAACAACTGTTCATGGAGGTTGTATTGCCAAGAAACGCTGTAAATTCTGCCGGTGTCTTTTCATCCTCACTACCCGTAATCCCGATCAAAAGTACTGCTCCAAGCCTGATTGCCAGAGAGCACGCAAACGCCGGTGGCAAAAAATGAAGATGCAGGGTGACGAGGCCTATCGCTTGAATCAGAAGGACGCCCAAAAGCGGTGGTGCGAGAAGAACTCGGACTACTGGGAAAAATACAGGGAAAACAACCCTGACTATACCAAAAGCAACCGGGAGAAACAGCGACACAGAAACCGGCGCAGGAAGGCCATCAAGTCCCTTTCCAGCAAAATTGCAAAGATGGACGCGTTATCATCTAAAAACTGTGATATATCAGGTATTTACGGCCTGATTTCTGTCCAGGATTTACTGATTGCAAAGATGGACGCGAAAATCGTTAAAATCACTGCAATTTCAGATAATTACGTCTGATTAAGTCCTGATTGCAAAGATAGGACTCGATAGACTTTTCTCCAGGGACCCAGATAAAAGAATTCGTAGCTGATTTTCAGGATGATGGTTTGTTTTTTAAGTCCCTGAAGACTGCTTAAATATATCACAGGAGGAAAGCATCATGGTCCAAAGATTTTCAAAGGATGAGTTATTCCGGCTCAGAAACCACATTCCCATCAACGAGGTCATTGTCCATATCCTGGATTTGCCATCCAAGGTCAGGGATGGGTATTTGTGTTTTTTATGTCCAGTATGTTCGGAGTTTATGACCGCCTGCAACCCCAAAACTAATCTGGCCAAGTGTTTTCGCTGTGAAAGAAACTTCAATCCCATTGACATGGTTATGGTGGTCAAGGCCTGCTTATATCATAGGAGATCCCAGGTATGACAACTACCCTGACTACCCTGAAAGCAGAAAGGCTGACTTCTTTAATGAATTCGGACTGAAGAAAGATAAACCTCTGATTCTCTGGCTTTCCACCAGAGTTGACTGGCAATCAAGACCTGACGCAAATATAACCCTGTGGTTAGATGAATTTCTGACCCTTGGGACACACTTCAACCTGGTGCTG contains the following coding sequences:
- a CDS encoding Rpn family recombination-promoting nuclease/putative transposase, with translation MQKAPKIHDNTIKYFLSDRKNAISVIRALLPKKVQEHLDLDKIRYEKDTFIPKHLREYFSDLLTSVPTKCGTSESKVLFLLEHKSTFKRFTPLQFLRYILEFWDFYLRSEVGEPDKLPVDEPTVSQQGHYVASLVMLPVSRNIQPHPACFFFTF
- a CDS encoding Rpn family recombination-promoting nuclease/putative transposase, yielding VKDSKYEVKVYFLFEHKSYFVTNYPLQILRYILEIWSKYESTGSKLPLIIPVLITHPEGGWRRKNISDLVEIPSDEFKAFIPDFEHVLYDSASEDPDKYEFVETLKALLVIWKHFDSPDFMRHLEIAFRLVKKLHPETRFKDFVTSFMEYLIQTRRKEEYIEIQKIAEKEFSGGDNLMQTIAEMFRNEGVQDGVIMGELKKAKEMLIKSLLLRFEIVKPSIKEQIRSIDSLDQVNDLFEISFKCTSMEDFTGYLQKMAE